A DNA window from Microcystis aeruginosa NIES-843 contains the following coding sequences:
- a CDS encoding alpha/beta hydrolase has translation MLHGWGADAMDLAPLASMLDLADCQFLFPNAPFDHPQVPGGRAWYALETSDYQGLVPSRQQLHDWIISLEATTGIPLERTFLTGFSQGGAMTLDVGLSLPLAGLGSLSGYLHGEPHPQGPQNVLIVHGKQDPVVPIAAARQARDLLLGLGVNVEYHELNMGHEIPIPALTILRQFLRNRLETA, from the coding sequence ATGCTGCACGGTTGGGGTGCAGATGCCATGGATCTGGCCCCCCTTGCATCGATGTTGGATCTGGCTGATTGTCAATTTTTGTTTCCTAATGCTCCCTTCGATCATCCGCAAGTGCCGGGGGGACGCGCCTGGTATGCTTTAGAAACCTCCGATTATCAAGGTTTAGTCCCTAGTCGTCAACAGTTGCACGATTGGATTATTTCCCTGGAAGCAACCACCGGCATTCCCCTAGAGCGTACTTTTTTGACTGGTTTTTCCCAAGGGGGAGCGATGACGCTGGATGTGGGTTTATCCTTACCCTTGGCGGGATTGGGTTCCTTGAGTGGTTATCTGCACGGTGAACCCCATCCCCAAGGCCCACAAAATGTCTTAATTGTTCATGGTAAGCAGGATCCCGTCGTTCCTATCGCTGCTGCTCGTCAAGCCAGAGATTTACTGCTTGGTTTGGGGGTTAACGTCGAATATCACGAGTTAAATATGGGTCACGAAATCCCGATTCCGGCACTGACTATTTTACGCCAATTCCTCCGCAATCGTCTAGAAACTGCATGA
- a CDS encoding TerB family tellurite resistance protein — MKNKQLLKILIGVAWIDGVIQPSERNYLRQVAVREKLDDDPEIKPLLSELKPVKTSECYRWLESYLGDNPSPEIYQDLLTSISTLIYSDDDVDIQEAKLLTKVQSFDPTHDSHRSMLDKLVTGIQKLYHRAITGSN; from the coding sequence ATGAAAAATAAACAATTACTGAAAATTCTCATCGGTGTTGCTTGGATTGATGGTGTCATTCAACCATCAGAAAGAAATTATTTACGACAGGTAGCTGTGAGGGAAAAACTTGATGATGATCCGGAGATAAAACCACTATTATCGGAACTAAAACCAGTTAAAACCAGTGAATGTTATCGATGGTTAGAGTCCTATTTAGGCGATAATCCTAGTCCAGAAATCTATCAAGATCTACTAACATCGATTAGCACTTTAATCTATAGCGATGACGACGTGGATATACAGGAAGCGAAATTATTAACCAAAGTGCAGAGTTTCGATCCGACTCATGATAGCCATCGATCGATGTTAGATAAATTAGTCACGGGAATTCAGAAATTGTACCACAGGGCAATTACTGGAAGTAATTAG
- a CDS encoding alpha-D-glucose phosphate-specific phosphoglucomutase: MTIETVATKPFSDQKPGTSGLRKSVPVFQQPHYLENFIQAIFNTLDGIEGQTLVVGGDGRYYNRQAIQTILKIAAANGIGRILVGTDGIVSTPAISGLIRENNAFGGIVLSASHNPGGPEGDFGIKYNITNGGPAPENITDAIYAETKVISSYKILLGADINLDRPSSFKLGTMDVEVIDAVTPYVKMMEKIFDFDRIQALLTSGKFKMCMDSLHAVTGPYAYAIFEQRLGAPKGTVLNGIPLEDFGGGHPDPNLVYAHDLVEILFGQEAPDFGAASDGDGDRNMILGRNFFVTPSDSLAVLTANAHLVPGYQNGITGVARSMPTSAAADRVAAKLGIDCYETPTGWKFFGNLLDAGKATLCGEESFGTGSNHIREKDGLWAVLFWLNILAVKGESVEEIVRSHWQEFGRNFYSRHDYEEVALEPAKEMMARLQKLVLDLKGKQFGNYEVEYADDFSYTDPVDGSVSKNQGIRIGFTDGSRIIYRLSGTGTKGATLRVYLESYEPDASKHDIDTQKALQPLIDLAEEIGQIRQSTGREQPTVIT; encoded by the coding sequence ATGACGATTGAAACCGTTGCCACAAAACCCTTTAGTGACCAGAAACCGGGGACTTCTGGATTGCGAAAATCCGTTCCCGTTTTTCAACAACCCCATTATCTGGAAAATTTTATTCAAGCTATCTTCAATACTTTAGACGGTATCGAGGGTCAAACCCTAGTTGTCGGTGGAGATGGTCGTTATTATAACCGTCAAGCTATTCAAACTATCCTGAAAATCGCCGCCGCTAACGGTATCGGTAGAATCCTCGTCGGAACCGATGGTATTGTCTCCACTCCCGCTATTTCTGGGTTAATTCGCGAAAATAACGCTTTTGGCGGTATTGTTCTCTCTGCTAGTCATAACCCCGGCGGTCCAGAGGGGGATTTTGGCATTAAGTACAACATTACTAACGGCGGACCGGCCCCGGAAAATATCACCGATGCAATTTATGCCGAGACTAAGGTGATTAGCAGTTATAAAATCCTCTTAGGGGCCGATATTAATCTCGATCGCCCCAGTTCCTTTAAACTGGGAACTATGGATGTGGAAGTGATCGATGCGGTCACTCCCTACGTCAAAATGATGGAAAAGATTTTTGATTTCGATCGCATTCAGGCCCTACTCACTTCAGGTAAGTTTAAAATGTGCATGGATTCTCTCCACGCGGTGACGGGTCCCTACGCTTATGCCATCTTTGAACAGCGTTTAGGTGCGCCCAAAGGTACAGTATTAAATGGTATTCCCCTAGAGGATTTTGGTGGTGGTCATCCCGATCCTAACCTAGTCTATGCCCATGATCTGGTAGAAATTCTCTTTGGTCAAGAGGCTCCGGATTTTGGGGCTGCTTCCGATGGAGATGGCGATCGCAATATGATCCTCGGTCGGAATTTTTTTGTCACCCCTAGTGATAGTTTAGCTGTACTGACTGCCAACGCTCATCTAGTACCGGGCTATCAAAATGGTATCACGGGAGTGGCGCGATCGATGCCCACCAGTGCGGCGGCCGATCGAGTAGCGGCTAAACTGGGAATTGACTGTTATGAAACTCCCACCGGTTGGAAATTCTTCGGTAATTTGTTAGATGCGGGGAAAGCAACCCTTTGCGGTGAGGAAAGTTTCGGCACGGGTTCCAATCATATTCGCGAAAAAGATGGTTTATGGGCGGTTCTTTTCTGGTTAAATATTTTGGCAGTTAAAGGGGAATCTGTAGAGGAAATTGTTCGCAGTCATTGGCAAGAATTCGGTCGTAATTTCTATTCTCGCCATGATTATGAAGAAGTCGCCTTAGAACCGGCTAAAGAGATGATGGCACGTCTCCAGAAGCTGGTTTTAGACCTTAAGGGTAAACAATTTGGTAACTATGAAGTGGAATATGCCGATGATTTTAGCTATACGGATCCCGTGGATGGTAGTGTGAGTAAAAATCAAGGCATTCGCATTGGTTTTACCGATGGTTCTCGGATTATTTATCGTCTATCGGGTACGGGAACTAAAGGAGCAACTCTCCGGGTTTATCTAGAAAGTTATGAACCGGACGCGAGTAAACACGATATCGACACCCAAAAGGCCCTACAACCCTTAATTGATTTAGCCGAAGAAATCGGTCAAATTCGTCAATCTACCGGACGGGAACAACCAACGGTTATTACCTAA
- a CDS encoding 16S rRNA (cytosine(967)-C(5))-methyltransferase, producing the protein MNNARQLALLILRDIDRSSAYPDRALDRHLSASSLNCLDTALTTEIVYGIIRRQRTLDALLDRLGKKTAAQQPPDLRRILHIGLYQLRYLSQIPPSAAVNTAVELTKISHLGKLAAVVNGMLRQYLRLTANGDDPLLLPENTASRLGILHSFPDWLVQLWLDRFSVTETEQLCQWFNRSPDLDIRINPLKTSREALENELESANITFHHLKLPLACRLTSGLGNIERLEGFRAGNYTLQDISAQLVTYLLDPQPGETIIDACAAPGGKTTHIAELMGDRGRILACDQTASRLRQLEANIKRLDLKAIEIHLGDSRDRPQWHGIADRVLIDAPCSGLGTLHKRPDIRWRQTPENLPVLAKRQGELLASAATWVKPKGILVYATCTLDPLENERVIEQFLAAHPDWKMATPDSNSCVSEYYTETGAIEVLPHRHNQDGFFMAKLVKEVWDEK; encoded by the coding sequence ATGAATAATGCTCGTCAGCTGGCTTTGCTGATTTTACGGGATATCGATCGCTCCTCCGCCTATCCCGATCGCGCTCTTGATCGCCATTTGTCCGCTAGTTCCTTAAATTGTCTTGACACAGCCTTGACAACGGAGATTGTTTATGGTATAATCCGCCGACAAAGAACTTTGGATGCGCTGCTCGATCGCTTGGGGAAAAAAACCGCGGCCCAGCAACCCCCGGATTTACGGCGAATTCTCCATATTGGTCTTTATCAACTGCGTTATCTATCCCAGATTCCCCCATCGGCGGCGGTGAATACGGCGGTAGAATTAACTAAAATCAGTCATTTAGGCAAATTAGCGGCGGTGGTTAACGGAATGCTGCGGCAATATCTCCGTTTAACTGCTAATGGCGACGATCCTTTACTTTTACCGGAAAATACCGCTTCTAGATTGGGTATTCTCCACAGTTTCCCCGATTGGTTGGTGCAATTGTGGTTAGATCGCTTTAGTGTTACGGAAACGGAACAACTGTGTCAATGGTTTAATCGCTCTCCTGACCTCGATATTCGGATTAATCCCCTGAAAACTAGCCGAGAAGCCCTAGAAAATGAGTTAGAATCAGCCAATATAACCTTTCATCATCTTAAATTACCTCTAGCTTGCCGTTTAACCTCTGGTTTAGGCAATATTGAGCGTTTAGAGGGATTTCGAGCCGGAAATTACACCCTACAGGATATTAGCGCCCAATTAGTCACTTATCTCCTCGATCCCCAGCCCGGAGAGACAATTATCGACGCTTGTGCGGCACCGGGGGGAAAAACCACTCATATTGCCGAATTAATGGGCGATCGGGGTAGAATATTAGCCTGTGATCAAACGGCATCCCGTTTACGACAGTTAGAAGCCAATATTAAAAGATTAGACTTAAAAGCGATCGAAATACATCTAGGGGATAGTCGCGATCGTCCCCAGTGGCACGGCATCGCCGATCGTGTACTAATCGATGCTCCCTGTTCAGGATTGGGAACCCTGCACAAGCGTCCTGATATACGTTGGCGACAAACACCCGAAAATTTACCTGTACTAGCCAAACGACAGGGGGAACTTTTAGCCTCGGCTGCCACTTGGGTAAAACCGAAGGGAATCTTAGTTTATGCCACCTGTACTCTCGATCCGTTAGAAAATGAAAGAGTGATCGAGCAGTTTTTAGCCGCTCATCCCGATTGGAAAATGGCCACTCCTGACTCTAATTCATGCGTCTCAGAATACTATACAGAAACGGGAGCGATCGAAGTGTTACCCCATCGGCATAATCAAGACGGTTTTTTTATGGCTAAGTTAGTCAAGGAAGTGTGGGATGAAAAATAA